In Cololabis saira isolate AMF1-May2022 chromosome 4, fColSai1.1, whole genome shotgun sequence, one DNA window encodes the following:
- the timm8b gene encoding mitochondrial import inner membrane translocase subunit Tim8 B, with protein MDNFDNFSSSEKAEATELQRMIAVEQQKAQFQAQVHNFTDVCWDKCVDSPGSKLDHRTEACLVNCVERFIDTTLSITNRFTQMVQKGAH; from the exons ATGGACAACTTTGACAACTTCAGCTCGTCGGAGAAGGCGGAGGCCACGGAGCTGCAGAGGATGATCGCCGTGGAGCAGCAGAAGGCGCAGTTCCAGGCGCAG GTGCACAACTTCACGGACGTCTGCTGGGACAAGTGCGTGGACTCCCCGGGCTCCAAGCTGGACCACCGGACCGAGGCGTGCCTGGTGAACTGTGTGGAGAGGTTCATCGACACCACCCTGAGCATCACCAACCGCTTCACTCAGATGGTGCAGAAGGGAGCTCACTGA